From one Streptomyces sp. CA-210063 genomic stretch:
- a CDS encoding ABC transporter substrate-binding protein — protein sequence MRVPARLVPLTAVTTAASALLTGCFASTESAETGSEGKRIRVAHMLPPRSGLSPLSDDAFKLSRWSTAETLVKLNAEGDAQPALATEWERSGKTWTFTIRDGVTFHDGTKLTGEAVVKSLTVAATASPKPRILDGVDLTAKADGNTVTVTTGTEDPLVPQRLSSPQLSILAAKAYKGKTVNPVGAGTGPFELTKVNGTASAALDRYDDYWGGKAKAPGIDVKFVPDGTARAASLRTGEADIVEAIPVSQAAVLDQDLITEVPMPRTNTLYLNTEKGVFKDASLRAAAREAIDAKSIVDGVYEGRADVAEGLLGPALPWAAELRSTVKHTEAGDPSGKSITIGTFTDRAELPEVAATLQQQLQKAGFKVKLDVREYANIESDALAGEFDAFILSRATVLDSGDPAAYLYSDFASDGSFNLSQLADKTVDTALDKAADTAAGDARRQAVIDAEAAVLTTDAAVPMLHERVIQGDAAGVVDAAHDPRERELVTADTYIK from the coding sequence GTGCGCGTCCCGGCCCGTCTCGTCCCTCTCACCGCGGTCACCACCGCGGCCTCCGCCCTGCTCACGGGCTGCTTCGCGTCGACGGAATCCGCGGAGACCGGGAGCGAGGGCAAGCGCATACGTGTGGCGCACATGCTGCCGCCCCGCTCGGGCCTGTCACCGCTCTCCGACGACGCGTTCAAGCTGTCGCGCTGGTCGACCGCCGAGACCCTGGTGAAGCTGAACGCGGAGGGCGACGCACAGCCCGCGCTGGCCACCGAGTGGGAGCGGTCCGGGAAGACCTGGACGTTCACGATCCGGGACGGCGTCACCTTCCACGACGGTACGAAGCTCACCGGCGAGGCCGTCGTCAAGTCGCTCACCGTGGCCGCCACCGCCTCCCCCAAGCCCCGCATCCTCGACGGCGTGGACCTGACGGCGAAGGCCGACGGCAATACCGTCACCGTCACCACGGGCACCGAGGACCCGCTCGTCCCGCAGCGCCTCAGCTCGCCGCAACTGTCGATCCTCGCGGCGAAGGCGTACAAGGGGAAAACGGTGAACCCCGTCGGCGCGGGCACCGGCCCCTTCGAGCTGACCAAGGTCAACGGCACCGCCTCCGCCGCCCTCGACCGCTACGACGACTACTGGGGCGGCAAGGCCAAGGCCCCCGGTATCGACGTGAAGTTCGTGCCGGACGGCACCGCCCGCGCGGCCTCCCTGCGCACCGGCGAGGCCGACATCGTCGAGGCGATCCCGGTGTCGCAGGCGGCCGTGCTCGACCAGGACCTGATCACCGAGGTCCCGATGCCCCGGACCAACACCCTGTACCTGAACACCGAGAAGGGCGTCTTCAAGGACGCCTCGCTGCGCGCCGCCGCCCGTGAGGCCATCGACGCGAAGTCGATCGTCGACGGTGTGTACGAGGGGCGGGCGGATGTCGCCGAGGGGCTGCTGGGCCCCGCGCTCCCCTGGGCCGCCGAGCTGCGCTCGACCGTGAAACACACCGAGGCCGGGGACCCGTCGGGCAAGTCGATCACCATCGGCACCTTCACCGACCGCGCCGAGCTGCCCGAGGTCGCGGCAACGCTCCAGCAGCAGCTGCAGAAGGCCGGGTTCAAGGTGAAGCTCGACGTGCGTGAGTACGCCAACATCGAATCCGACGCGCTGGCGGGCGAGTTCGACGCGTTCATCCTCTCCCGGGCGACCGTCCTCGACTCCGGCGACCCTGCCGCGTACCTGTACAGCGACTTCGCCTCCGACGGCTCCTTCAACCTCTCCCAGCTCGCCGACAAGACCGTCGACACGGCCCTCGACAAGGCCGCCGACACCGCCGCCGGCGACGCCCGCCGCCAGGCCGTCATCGACGCCGAGGCCGCCGTCCTCACCACCGACGCGGCCGTGCCGATGCTCCACGAGCGGGTCATCCAGGGCGACGCGGCCGGAGTCGTGGACGCGGCGCACGACCCGCGCGAGCGGGAGCTGGTCACGGCGGACACGTACATCAAGTGA
- a CDS encoding ABC transporter permease subunit has translation MVGPAGLTRFVCLVAVLAVVGLLPWLSGRDPALTVLRARSAEQEATPEALAAIRDDLGLGAGPLSLLGGWASGLLRGDLGTSWVSGTDVLPSVVSGLQVSLGVMGAAFAVAVLLACALVAPVLVRGRGSAGAFAAMLAAVPEFLLATVALLVCGVWLGWLPTAGWAGPEYLVLPAIALGVPAGGLLGRLVADALPAVLDERWVELWRGAGVSRARISAAALRRVLPPLVPQFGMAAVGLTGGAVAVETVFAVPGIGRTALGAAKSQDLPLLQGSILALLALGLVAGALAALARRRLLGPALRDAGLTLPPARPVRTHPAIPLALAVVLLVTIGWGLLRDPYAVDTTARLLPPSWGHPLGTDGLGRDVLARLGHGAASTVGTAAAVCALSLLVSLALGFLPGVAEGAADIANALPPVIAGILVAAAAGPGTGGAALAVALISWPALSAHAAALVQEVRASTFLTAQRAIGASPWWILTRHVLPSVAAPVARHAVLRLPGIALALASLGFLGLGAQPPTPEWGLLLDESRAYVERAPWAALAPAVALALLAGLAVSGAAYAEGQRGRKTGRSARNSKGPTGSKSGRTMAKEAPVDA, from the coding sequence TTGGTCGGTCCCGCCGGGCTCACCCGCTTCGTCTGTCTGGTCGCCGTGCTGGCCGTCGTCGGTCTGCTGCCGTGGCTGTCCGGCCGCGATCCCGCGCTGACCGTGCTGCGCGCCCGGTCCGCAGAGCAGGAGGCCACGCCCGAGGCGCTGGCCGCGATCCGTGACGACCTCGGCCTGGGTGCCGGTCCCCTTTCCCTGCTGGGGGGCTGGGCCTCGGGGCTGCTGCGCGGCGATCTGGGCACCTCGTGGGTGTCGGGCACGGACGTGCTTCCCTCGGTGGTCTCCGGCCTCCAGGTCTCCCTCGGTGTGATGGGCGCCGCCTTCGCCGTCGCGGTGCTGCTGGCCTGCGCGCTGGTCGCCCCGGTGCTCGTACGGGGCCGGGGCTCGGCCGGCGCGTTCGCCGCGATGCTCGCCGCCGTGCCCGAGTTCCTGCTGGCCACGGTGGCGTTGCTGGTGTGCGGGGTGTGGCTGGGCTGGCTGCCGACGGCGGGCTGGGCCGGCCCCGAGTACCTGGTCCTGCCCGCGATCGCCCTCGGTGTCCCGGCCGGCGGTCTGCTGGGCCGCCTGGTCGCGGACGCGCTGCCCGCCGTGCTCGACGAGCGCTGGGTGGAGCTGTGGCGCGGCGCGGGCGTGAGCCGGGCCCGGATCTCGGCGGCCGCGCTGCGCCGTGTACTGCCGCCCCTGGTACCGCAGTTCGGCATGGCCGCCGTGGGCCTGACGGGCGGCGCGGTCGCCGTGGAGACGGTGTTCGCGGTGCCCGGCATCGGCCGTACGGCGCTGGGGGCGGCCAAGTCCCAGGACCTCCCCCTCCTCCAGGGCTCGATCCTCGCCCTCCTCGCCCTCGGCCTGGTCGCCGGCGCCCTGGCTGCCCTCGCCCGGCGCCGGCTCCTCGGCCCGGCCCTGCGCGACGCTGGCCTCACCCTCCCGCCGGCCCGCCCGGTCCGCACCCACCCGGCGATACCCCTGGCCCTGGCCGTCGTCCTCCTGGTCACCATCGGCTGGGGCCTGCTGCGCGACCCGTACGCCGTGGACACCACCGCACGTCTCCTCCCGCCGTCCTGGGGGCACCCGCTCGGCACGGACGGGCTCGGCCGTGACGTGCTGGCCCGCCTCGGCCACGGCGCGGCCTCCACGGTCGGTACCGCGGCGGCGGTCTGCGCGCTGAGCCTGCTGGTCTCTCTCGCGCTCGGCTTCCTGCCGGGCGTGGCCGAGGGCGCGGCGGACATCGCCAACGCGCTGCCCCCGGTGATCGCCGGCATCCTCGTCGCCGCCGCGGCCGGCCCCGGTACGGGCGGCGCGGCCCTCGCCGTGGCCCTGATCTCCTGGCCGGCCCTGTCCGCCCACGCGGCGGCGCTGGTCCAGGAGGTCCGCGCGTCCACGTTCCTGACCGCTCAACGGGCCATCGGCGCGAGCCCGTGGTGGATCCTCACCCGGCACGTCCTCCCGTCCGTCGCCGCCCCGGTCGCCCGTCACGCCGTCCTCCGTCTCCCGGGCATCGCCCTGGCTCTCGCCTCCCTCGGCTTCCTGGGCCTCGGCGCCCAACCGCCCACCCCCGAGTGGGGGTTGCTCCTCGACGAGTCCCGCGCGTACGTGGAACGCGCCCCGTGGGCCGCCCTGGCCCCGGCGGTCGCCCTGGCCCTGCTGGCCGGGCTGGCGGTGTCGGGGGCGGCGTACGCGGAGGGGCAGCGCGGCCGGAAGACCGGCCGGAGTGCGCGGAACTCCAAGGGGCCCACGGGCTCGAAGAGCGGACGGACCATGGCGAAGGAGGCCCCCGTTGACGCCTGA
- a CDS encoding ABC transporter ATP-binding protein, translating to MTPDDVLLSVRELRIAFNGVEAVRGLSFDVRPREVLALVGESGAGKSLTARALLGMLPRGATTSGTVRLRGETDIAAHRGRRIALVPQDALSALSPVHPVGDQLAAAVRSVAGVSRKEARARAVAALDRVGIPDAVRKARAYPHEYSGGMRQRAVIAMATINEPDVVVADEPTTALDAELQEQVLRVLSEQREAVGAALVLVTHDLGVVREHADRVLVMYAGRQVEQGPAKGVLGRPRAPYTAGLLASLPPEAGSAADSVGGDDPRAAAGRRRRRLPSIPGSPPTPDALPPGCAFAPRCPLVEDRCRHEEPRPWPTADDGHEVSCHRWDEVPYPAAELFQEPV from the coding sequence TTGACGCCTGACGACGTACTCCTGTCGGTACGCGAGCTGCGGATCGCGTTCAACGGGGTGGAGGCCGTGCGCGGTCTGTCCTTCGACGTCCGCCCGCGCGAAGTGCTCGCCCTGGTCGGCGAGTCGGGCGCGGGCAAGTCCCTCACGGCCCGGGCACTGCTCGGGATGCTGCCGAGGGGCGCGACGACGAGCGGAACCGTACGGCTGCGGGGTGAGACGGACATCGCCGCCCACCGTGGCCGCCGTATCGCCCTCGTCCCCCAGGACGCCCTCTCCGCCCTCTCCCCCGTGCACCCCGTGGGCGACCAACTGGCCGCCGCCGTACGGTCGGTGGCGGGCGTCTCGCGCAAGGAGGCCCGCGCCCGTGCGGTCGCCGCGCTCGACCGGGTCGGGATCCCGGACGCCGTACGCAAGGCGCGGGCTTATCCGCACGAGTACTCCGGCGGTATGCGTCAGCGAGCGGTGATCGCCATGGCGACGATCAACGAACCGGACGTCGTCGTCGCCGACGAACCCACGACCGCGCTCGACGCGGAGCTCCAGGAACAGGTGCTGCGGGTCCTCAGCGAGCAGCGCGAGGCGGTCGGCGCCGCGCTCGTGCTGGTCACCCACGACCTGGGCGTCGTCCGGGAACACGCCGACCGCGTCCTGGTCATGTACGCCGGGCGTCAGGTCGAACAGGGCCCGGCGAAAGGGGTGTTGGGGCGACCCCGAGCGCCGTACACGGCGGGCCTGCTGGCGTCACTGCCACCCGAGGCCGGCAGCGCTGCCGACAGCGTCGGCGGTGACGATCCTCGCGCTGCCGCCGGCCGTCGTCGCCGTCGGCTGCCCTCCATTCCCGGCTCGCCGCCCACCCCCGACGCCCTCCCACCGGGCTGCGCTTTCGCCCCCCGCTGCCCGCTGGTGGAGGACCGCTGCCGTCACGAGGAACCGCGACCGTGGCCGACGGCCGACGACGGTCACGAGGTCTCCTGCCACCGGTGGGACGAAGTCCCCTACCCCGCAGCCGAGTTGTTCCAGGAGCCCGTATGA
- a CDS encoding ATP-binding cassette domain-containing protein, whose amino-acid sequence MNQSDPLLGVRDLVVRYGTVTAVDRVSFTVDAGETLALNGPSGCGKSSTVAAVLQLRRPESGEVRFEGRELTALTESELRPLRPRMQPVFQDPYGSLSPRHRIRDAVAEPLRVQGRWDATGPARVAELLDRVGLDPAYGDRFPHELSGGQCQRAGIARALASEPRLLVLDEPVSALDPSIRAGVLNLLADLQDELELGYLFICHDRAVVRHFADRSIEMRAGKLVPA is encoded by the coding sequence ATGAACCAGAGCGACCCTCTGCTCGGCGTACGCGACCTGGTCGTCCGCTACGGCACGGTCACCGCGGTCGACCGGGTGTCCTTCACGGTGGACGCGGGCGAGACCCTGGCCCTGAACGGCCCGTCCGGCTGCGGCAAGTCCTCCACGGTCGCCGCCGTGCTCCAGCTGCGGCGCCCGGAGTCGGGCGAAGTCCGTTTCGAGGGGCGGGAGTTGACCGCCCTCACCGAGAGTGAGCTGCGCCCGCTCCGCCCCCGTATGCAGCCCGTCTTCCAGGACCCGTACGGCTCGCTCAGTCCCCGCCACCGCATCCGGGACGCGGTGGCGGAGCCTCTGCGCGTCCAGGGCCGCTGGGACGCCACCGGTCCCGCCCGGGTCGCCGAACTCCTCGACCGGGTCGGCCTGGACCCGGCCTACGGCGACCGCTTCCCGCACGAGCTGTCCGGCGGACAGTGCCAACGTGCCGGGATCGCCCGGGCGTTGGCGTCCGAGCCCCGCCTGCTGGTCCTCGACGAGCCGGTGTCCGCCCTCGACCCGTCGATCCGGGCCGGAGTCCTCAACCTGCTCGCCGACCTCCAGGACGAGCTGGAGCTGGGGTACCTCTTCATCTGCCACGACCGTGCGGTCGTACGCCACTTCGCGGACCGTTCGATCGAGATGCGGGCGGGGAAGCTCGTCCCGGCCTAG
- a CDS encoding TetR/AcrR family transcriptional regulator → MGHREDLLEGAKRCLLEKGFARTTARDIVKESGTNLASIGYHYGSKGALLAQAYVALVGDLSQAFDAEEPVTGGAEPGSVERFEEVWGNVIDTMREPGSMWRLSMEIIVMGDQLPEVRDHLALAQREAGRGLISMFMGGRGEDVTEQDVDTLGKFFVTLMTGLIAQWTFDPPSAPEADQLAEGLRRVMAAAAKAGGAGGYGV, encoded by the coding sequence ATGGGACACCGTGAGGATCTGCTCGAAGGCGCCAAGCGCTGCCTGCTGGAGAAGGGGTTCGCGCGGACGACGGCGCGCGACATCGTCAAGGAGTCGGGGACGAACCTGGCGTCGATCGGCTACCACTACGGCTCGAAAGGCGCGTTGCTGGCGCAGGCGTACGTGGCCCTGGTCGGAGACCTGTCCCAGGCCTTCGACGCGGAGGAGCCGGTGACGGGCGGGGCCGAGCCCGGGTCGGTCGAACGGTTCGAGGAGGTGTGGGGCAACGTCATCGACACCATGCGCGAGCCCGGTTCGATGTGGCGGCTCAGCATGGAGATCATCGTCATGGGCGACCAACTGCCCGAAGTCCGGGACCACTTGGCGCTGGCGCAGCGCGAGGCCGGGCGGGGCCTGATCTCGATGTTCATGGGCGGCCGGGGCGAGGACGTCACGGAACAGGACGTCGACACCCTCGGCAAGTTCTTCGTGACCCTGATGACCGGGCTGATCGCCCAGTGGACCTTCGACCCGCCGAGCGCCCCCGAGGCCGACCAACTCGCCGAGGGGCTTCGCCGGGTGATGGCGGCCGCGGCGAAGGCCGGGGGTGCGGGGGGCTACGGGGTCTAG
- a CDS encoding MFS transporter — MTSKPKNPSAPDAPRGRAGRREWTALCVLMLPLLLVSMDVSVLYFAVPAISADLEPSGTQQLWIFDIYAFVLAGLLMTMGSLGDRVGRRRLLLIGAAAFGAASLVAAYANSAETLIAARAVLGIGGATLMPSTMALVRTMFTDPGQRATAIGIWSGVMTAGIALGSVLSGVLVEFFWWGSVFLVNLPAMALLLVLGPVLLPESRDPAPGRFDLLSIPLSMAAVLPVVYGLKEIPSEGWSVRYVMSVTVGLLFAALFVHRQRTAASPMLSPALFRGPGFTPALVLNLVAAFGMMGSAYFTTQYLQSVLGKSALEAALWGLLPSVLIGVAAPVTTQLVQRGVNRAYVVSAGFVTAAAGYALLAGAGPDSLWLVLAGCGVLAAGIVTVLSQMTDLALGTAPVERAGSASSLLETSQEFGGALGMALLGSIGTAVYHHEIPASAPAPARETLGGALAVADQLPGAAGEALATAARAAFTSGMQGAAVAGAVVLLGAAVPAVLTLRGAGARDRDGECCAPAEAQEVSAAGRP, encoded by the coding sequence ATGACGTCGAAACCCAAGAACCCGTCCGCCCCCGACGCCCCTCGGGGACGGGCCGGTCGCCGTGAATGGACCGCCCTGTGCGTCCTGATGCTTCCGCTGCTGCTGGTCTCGATGGACGTGTCGGTGCTGTACTTCGCGGTGCCCGCGATCAGCGCGGATCTGGAGCCGAGCGGCACGCAGCAGCTGTGGATCTTCGACATCTACGCGTTCGTGCTGGCCGGGCTGCTGATGACGATGGGCTCGCTCGGTGACCGCGTCGGCCGCCGCCGGCTGCTGCTGATCGGCGCGGCGGCGTTCGGCGCGGCGTCACTGGTGGCCGCGTACGCGAACAGTGCCGAGACGCTGATCGCGGCGCGTGCGGTGCTCGGCATCGGCGGCGCGACGCTCATGCCGTCGACGATGGCGCTGGTCCGCACGATGTTCACGGACCCGGGCCAGCGGGCGACGGCGATCGGCATCTGGTCGGGGGTCATGACGGCGGGCATCGCGCTCGGCTCCGTGCTGAGCGGTGTGCTGGTGGAGTTCTTCTGGTGGGGCTCGGTCTTCCTGGTGAACCTCCCCGCGATGGCGCTGCTCCTGGTCCTCGGCCCGGTCCTGCTCCCCGAGTCGAGGGACCCGGCACCCGGCCGCTTCGACCTGCTGAGCATCCCGCTGTCGATGGCCGCCGTCCTGCCCGTCGTCTACGGCCTCAAGGAGATCCCGTCGGAGGGCTGGAGCGTGCGCTACGTGATGTCGGTGACGGTCGGTCTGCTCTTCGCGGCTCTCTTCGTCCACCGGCAGCGCACCGCGGCCTCACCGATGCTCTCCCCCGCGCTGTTCCGCGGCCCCGGCTTCACCCCGGCCCTCGTCCTCAACCTCGTCGCGGCCTTCGGGATGATGGGCTCGGCCTACTTCACCACCCAGTACCTCCAGTCCGTCCTCGGCAAGAGCGCACTGGAGGCCGCGCTGTGGGGGCTGCTCCCCTCCGTACTCATCGGCGTCGCCGCGCCGGTCACGACGCAGCTCGTGCAGCGGGGTGTGAACCGGGCGTACGTGGTGTCCGCGGGCTTCGTGACCGCCGCGGCCGGTTACGCGCTGCTGGCCGGCGCCGGTCCGGACTCCCTCTGGCTCGTCCTCGCCGGCTGCGGTGTCCTCGCCGCCGGCATCGTCACCGTCCTGTCCCAGATGACCGACCTCGCCCTCGGCACCGCGCCCGTCGAACGTGCCGGCTCCGCCTCCTCCCTCCTCGAAACCAGCCAGGAGTTCGGCGGCGCCCTCGGCATGGCCCTCCTCGGCTCCATCGGCACCGCCGTCTACCACCACGAGATCCCGGCCTCCGCGCCCGCTCCGGCCCGCGAGACGCTCGGCGGCGCCCTGGCCGTCGCCGACCAACTCCCCGGCGCCGCGGGCGAGGCGCTGGCGACCGCCGCCCGGGCCGCCTTCACCAGCGGAATGCAGGGCGCGGCGGTCGCGGGGGCCGTGGTCCTGCTCGGAGCGGCGGTGCCGGCGGTGCTGACGCTGCGGGGCGCAGGGGCTCGGGATCGCGACGGGGAGTGCTGCGCCCCGGCGGAGGCGCAGGAAGTCAGCGCGGCGGGCCGGCCGTGA